The Heyndrickxia vini genome contains a region encoding:
- a CDS encoding HIT family protein, whose amino-acid sequence MSDCIFCKIINGEIPSAKVFENEHVLAFLDISQVTKGHTLIIPKIHKENVFELTPEIAKNIFEVAPTIANALKAEFNPIGMNLVNNNGEHAGQSVFHFHLHLIPRYGKGDGFGAVWKNNQSEYTQDDYKKIAEAISKNIQ is encoded by the coding sequence ATGAGTGATTGTATTTTCTGTAAAATTATAAATGGTGAAATTCCATCCGCAAAAGTATTTGAAAATGAACATGTCCTTGCTTTTCTTGATATTAGTCAAGTAACAAAGGGTCATACATTAATCATTCCAAAGATACATAAAGAAAACGTTTTTGAATTGACTCCAGAAATCGCCAAGAATATTTTTGAAGTGGCTCCTACGATTGCAAATGCCTTAAAAGCTGAATTTAATCCGATAGGTATGAATCTTGTCAATAATAATGGTGAACATGCTGGCCAATCCGTCTTTCACTTTCATTTACACCTAATCCCACGTTATGGAAAAGGTGATGGCTTTGGTGCCGTTTGGAAAAATAATCAAAGTGAATACACACAAGATGATTATAAAAAAATCGCAGAAGCAATATCCAAAAATATTCAATAA
- a CDS encoding DUF1878 family protein, with protein MESMEQRLERIEFHQKLLLKMIAENQYDFYRIVIENHLQEKDVEDFYRLCKTLTKESEEQKADKFVFFSPLFKKFKDELHPKLDPEQVIQACLKQNIFPELMEILNKNLS; from the coding sequence ATGGAATCAATGGAACAAAGGCTTGAGCGTATAGAGTTTCACCAAAAATTACTATTAAAAATGATTGCTGAAAATCAATATGATTTTTATCGAATCGTTATTGAAAACCATCTACAAGAAAAAGATGTGGAGGATTTCTATAGACTCTGTAAAACATTAACTAAAGAAAGTGAAGAACAAAAGGCTGATAAATTCGTCTTTTTTTCCCCACTTTTCAAAAAGTTTAAAGATGAGCTTCATCCCAAGTTAGATCCTGAACAAGTCATCCAAGCCTGTTTAAAACAAAATATTTTTCCAGAGCTTATGGAAATCCTAAATAAAAATTTATCTTAA
- a CDS encoding ABC transporter ATP-binding protein, which produces MSLLEVQNLTGGYTKKPVLKDVSFTIEKNQMIGLIGLNGAGKSTTIKHIIGLMEPKKGKIHINDLELKKGPDEYRKQFSYIPESPILYDELTLDEHLKLTAMAYGINQETFQTRITPLLKEFRLEKKLSWFPAHFSKGMKQKVMIMSAFLVEPDLYIIDEPFVGLDPLGIQSLLDLMKKMKENGAGILISTHILATAERYCDGFIILHNGHIRAKGTLKELQDEFNMPGATLDDIYIQLTKEDNDETD; this is translated from the coding sequence ATGTCGTTACTAGAGGTACAAAATCTAACTGGTGGTTATACTAAAAAACCTGTCTTAAAAGATGTTTCATTTACGATTGAAAAAAATCAAATGATTGGTTTAATTGGCTTAAATGGGGCCGGAAAAAGCACTACAATCAAGCATATTATTGGATTGATGGAACCAAAAAAAGGTAAGATTCATATCAATGATCTTGAACTTAAAAAAGGTCCTGATGAGTATAGAAAACAATTTTCTTATATCCCTGAATCCCCAATTCTTTATGATGAGTTAACATTGGACGAGCACCTGAAGCTCACTGCAATGGCATACGGAATAAATCAAGAAACATTTCAAACAAGGATTACTCCATTGTTAAAGGAGTTTCGTTTAGAAAAAAAACTAAGTTGGTTTCCTGCCCATTTTTCAAAAGGGATGAAACAAAAAGTAATGATTATGTCCGCTTTTTTAGTGGAACCTGATTTGTATATTATAGATGAACCATTTGTCGGTTTAGATCCCTTAGGAATTCAATCCTTATTGGATTTAATGAAGAAGATGAAAGAGAATGGGGCGGGGATTCTAATCTCTACCCATATTCTTGCTACAGCTGAAAGATACTGTGATGGTTTTATTATTTTACATAATGGACATATTCGAGCAAAAGGAACGTTGAAAGAACTTCAAGATGAATTTAATATGCCTGGTGCTACATTAGATGATATTTATATTCAGTTAACGAAGGAAGATAACGATGAAACAGATTGA
- a CDS encoding EcsC family protein: MTSEQQIKSDVDYWKRKLMRKSGIVNRLTKRAQGKVNNIIPEKAHQVITESIKKMVQATLFGSEYLTKEKDTTNFSLEEKEKLIEESLNKFRKVAAVEGAGTGAGGILLGLADFPLLLSIKMKFLFEAASLYGYDVKKYDERLFILYVFQLAFSSDDHRKLVLQTIENWDQVKNDLEDVDWRILQQEYRDFIDFVKMLQLVPGIGAVIGAYANYNLLDQLGETVKNAYRIRWLNQKRIQTENPT; this comes from the coding sequence ATGACAAGTGAACAACAAATAAAAAGTGATGTAGATTACTGGAAACGTAAATTAATGAGAAAATCGGGGATCGTCAATCGATTAACGAAGAGGGCACAAGGAAAAGTAAATAATATCATTCCAGAAAAAGCACACCAAGTAATAACTGAAAGTATTAAGAAAATGGTGCAAGCTACGCTTTTTGGCTCAGAATATTTAACAAAAGAGAAGGACACCACCAATTTCTCTTTAGAGGAAAAGGAAAAATTAATAGAGGAAAGTTTAAATAAATTTCGAAAGGTTGCAGCTGTAGAAGGTGCAGGAACAGGAGCGGGGGGGATTTTACTAGGATTAGCAGATTTTCCTTTGCTGCTTTCGATAAAAATGAAATTTTTATTTGAGGCTGCTTCACTTTATGGATATGATGTAAAGAAATATGATGAGCGTTTGTTTATTTTATATGTATTCCAATTAGCCTTTTCTAGTGATGATCACCGAAAGCTTGTTTTACAAACGATTGAGAATTGGGATCAGGTGAAAAACGATTTAGAGGATGTTGATTGGAGAATATTACAGCAGGAATATCGTGATTTTATTGATTTTGTGAAAATGCTTCAGCTTGTCCCAGGTATAGGGGCAGTTATAGGTGCCTATGCGAACTATAATTTGCTGGATCAGTTAGGTGAAACGGTAAAAAATGCATACCGCATTCGTTGGTTGAATCAAAAACGTATCCAAACAGAGAATCCCACTTGA
- a CDS encoding DUF2294 domain-containing protein: MEHQFNMLLREVRKEYVGNGPREITTRFVGNWVISEMKGNLTNVEHFMISSTEGQRVVHEARTKLVKQIYKDPVVMKKFEELTEAKIVNIFTDIDLETDTAMTVYVFDKPIN; encoded by the coding sequence ATGGAACATCAATTCAATATGTTGCTTCGTGAAGTACGCAAAGAGTATGTTGGGAATGGACCTAGAGAAATTACTACCCGTTTTGTAGGTAATTGGGTTATTAGTGAGATGAAAGGAAATCTAACGAATGTGGAACATTTTATGATTAGCTCGACAGAAGGACAACGAGTTGTTCATGAAGCACGAACTAAATTAGTAAAGCAAATTTATAAGGATCCTGTGGTTATGAAAAAGTTTGAGGAGTTAACAGAGGCGAAAATTGTGAACATCTTTACGGACATTGATTTAGAGACTGATACTGCAATGACCGTTTATGTATTTGACAAACCTATTAATTGA
- a CDS encoding ATP-dependent Clp protease ATP-binding subunit, giving the protein MANYRDPFGFNSDMHEIFNKMMQGMNGVNSERRYLINGREVTPEEFAYYRQTGQLPGNQGDQTLPAQNGQLKQDGILAKLGRNLTQEAREGLLDPVIGRNAEIQETAEILSRRIKNNPVLVGDAGVGKTAVVEGLAQAIVNGDVPAAIKNKEIYSIDLSNLEAGTQFRGAFEENVQKLVDDVKAAGNVIIFFDEIHQMIGAGSTGGDSGSKGLADILKPALSRGELTVIGATTQDEYRNTILKNSALARRFNEVTVNAPSAEDTFEILKGIRKLYEEHHNVKMPDNVLKAAVDYSIQYIPQRSLPDKAIDLIDMTAAHLSAKHPMSDVVSLEAELKTVKSERDKAVSEEDYEKALALKNKMNDLESKITAGEKPPEEVVATVNDVAESVERLTGIPVSQMGASDIERLKTIGERLKGRVIGQDEAVEAVSRAIRRNRAGFDEGNRPIGSFLFVGPTGTGKTELAKQLAFDMFGNKDAVIRLDMSEYSDRIAVSKLIGTTAGYVGYDDNSNTLTERVRRNPYSIVLLDEIEKADPQVLTLLLQVMDDGRLTDGQGNVVNFKNTVIIATSNAGFGNERLLGDEAKDKPLMDKLAPFFRPEFLNRFNAIVEFSHLTKGDLEQIVDLMITDVNKTLAKKELTLEVSDEAKAYLIEEGYDEAMGARPLRRVIEQQIRDKVTDFYLDHLEAKDLVADLVNGEIIIREK; this is encoded by the coding sequence ATGGCAAATTATCGTGATCCATTCGGATTTAATTCGGATATGCATGAAATTTTTAATAAAATGATGCAAGGGATGAATGGGGTGAACTCAGAGCGTCGTTATCTGATTAACGGTCGTGAAGTCACCCCGGAAGAATTTGCTTATTATCGCCAAACGGGACAATTACCGGGCAATCAGGGTGACCAAACATTACCAGCTCAAAATGGTCAACTTAAACAAGATGGTATTTTGGCTAAGTTGGGCCGGAATTTGACACAAGAAGCGCGAGAAGGTTTACTTGATCCAGTTATTGGCCGCAATGCGGAGATTCAAGAAACGGCGGAAATATTAAGTCGTCGAATTAAGAATAATCCGGTGTTAGTCGGTGATGCAGGTGTTGGTAAAACAGCTGTTGTGGAAGGTTTGGCGCAAGCGATTGTCAATGGTGACGTGCCCGCCGCCATTAAAAACAAAGAAATTTACTCAATTGATTTGTCTAATTTAGAAGCGGGAACACAATTCCGCGGTGCATTTGAAGAAAACGTACAAAAACTTGTGGACGATGTCAAAGCGGCCGGGAATGTGATTATCTTCTTTGATGAGATTCACCAAATGATCGGCGCAGGCTCAACCGGTGGCGATAGTGGTTCTAAGGGCTTGGCGGATATTTTAAAACCAGCGTTGAGTCGTGGTGAATTAACCGTAATTGGGGCAACAACACAAGATGAATACCGCAACACAATTTTGAAAAATTCGGCGTTGGCGCGGCGTTTCAATGAAGTAACAGTGAATGCGCCAAGTGCAGAAGATACTTTTGAAATCTTAAAGGGTATTCGCAAGCTTTACGAAGAACATCATAACGTCAAGATGCCGGATAATGTTTTAAAAGCAGCTGTGGACTATTCCATTCAATACATCCCGCAACGTTCATTGCCAGATAAGGCGATTGATTTAATCGATATGACAGCGGCGCATTTGTCGGCAAAACACCCAATGAGTGACGTAGTTAGTTTAGAAGCTGAATTAAAAACAGTAAAATCCGAGCGTGACAAGGCAGTTAGTGAAGAAGACTATGAAAAGGCGCTGGCATTAAAGAATAAAATGAATGATCTTGAAAGTAAAATCACCGCTGGTGAAAAGCCACCAGAAGAAGTTGTGGCAACTGTCAACGATGTAGCGGAAAGTGTAGAACGCCTTACTGGTATTCCCGTTTCGCAAATGGGAGCATCAGATATTGAACGCTTGAAAACGATTGGTGAACGATTGAAGGGGCGCGTGATTGGCCAAGATGAAGCAGTTGAAGCTGTTAGCCGGGCGATTCGCCGGAATCGAGCAGGTTTTGATGAAGGCAATCGGCCAATCGGGAGTTTCTTATTTGTTGGTCCAACCGGTACTGGTAAAACCGAGCTTGCTAAGCAATTAGCATTCGATATGTTTGGTAATAAAGATGCGGTTATCCGACTGGACATGAGTGAATATTCGGATCGCATAGCGGTTTCAAAATTAATTGGAACGACTGCGGGTTACGTTGGTTATGACGACAACAGCAACACGTTGACCGAACGTGTACGCCGAAATCCGTACTCGATTGTTTTGCTCGATGAAATCGAAAAGGCGGATCCGCAAGTTTTGACGCTTTTATTGCAAGTGATGGATGATGGTCGTTTGACTGACGGACAAGGTAACGTCGTGAACTTCAAGAATACGGTAATTATCGCGACATCGAATGCCGGTTTCGGAAATGAGAGATTGCTCGGTGATGAAGCCAAGGACAAGCCGTTAATGGACAAACTGGCTCCTTTCTTCCGTCCGGAATTCTTAAATCGTTTCAATGCGATCGTTGAGTTTAGCCATTTGACTAAGGGCGATCTAGAGCAAATTGTTGACTTAATGATTACCGATGTCAACAAAACGTTGGCTAAGAAAGAGTTGACGTTAGAGGTCAGTGATGAAGCTAAAGCTTATTTAATTGAAGAGGGCTATGATGAAGCCATGGGCGCACGGCCATTGCGTCGTGTGATTGAACAACAGATTCGTGACAAGGTTACTGACTTCTATTTGGATCATTTGGAAGCCAAAGACTTGGTCGCAGATTTAGTTAATGGTGAAATTATCATTCGCGAGAAATAA
- a CDS encoding ABC transporter permease — protein MKQIEGLWKERVQLYIHELRKYLKYIFNDHLLFVAIFALGAGAYYYNGWVKTLDENFPIGVVMGILLGLFLTMSPIYTLLKEADKVYLLPIEMKMTSYFRKSILFSFVIQAYLLLMLLAVCMPMYVQASGNGFQSFLYILIVLFILKVWNLYLQWDMLKIQDQRAAIIDWLIRFVLNICFIYFIIERANPWIYGLFIILYLALFVFYHQSVKGKTLKWDVLIDKEHKRLSTFYRFANLFTDVPKLKGQIKRRKWLDGIFQFIPYNQKNTYTFLFARTLIRSSEFFGLYMRLSIIGGILLYFSNQIYLSIGISILFLYLTGFQLIPMVNYHELKIWQYLYPVDRTLKEKSFLTILTISIFIQSLFFGVIVLFSQSWLNGLIVCLVGILFSVIFAKSYVPIRLRKMSRSM, from the coding sequence ATGAAACAGATTGAGGGTTTATGGAAAGAACGAGTCCAACTATATATTCATGAGTTAAGAAAGTATTTAAAATATATATTTAATGATCATTTATTGTTTGTAGCTATTTTTGCTTTAGGTGCGGGTGCCTATTATTATAACGGATGGGTAAAAACATTGGATGAGAATTTTCCTATCGGTGTAGTTATGGGGATCTTGCTTGGCCTTTTCCTAACGATGAGTCCTATTTATACGTTATTAAAAGAAGCAGATAAAGTATACTTATTGCCGATAGAAATGAAAATGACGTCTTATTTCCGCAAATCAATTTTATTTAGTTTTGTCATACAAGCCTATCTATTACTTATGCTACTCGCTGTCTGTATGCCTATGTATGTACAAGCAAGCGGTAATGGATTTCAATCTTTTCTTTATATCCTTATTGTTCTATTTATATTGAAGGTATGGAACCTCTACTTACAATGGGATATGTTGAAAATTCAGGATCAAAGAGCAGCCATTATTGATTGGTTGATTCGTTTCGTATTAAATATTTGCTTTATTTATTTTATTATCGAAAGAGCGAATCCGTGGATTTATGGATTGTTTATTATTCTTTATTTAGCATTATTTGTTTTTTATCATCAGTCAGTAAAAGGGAAAACTTTAAAATGGGATGTATTAATTGATAAGGAACATAAAAGATTAAGTACATTTTATCGGTTTGCAAATCTATTTACAGATGTTCCGAAACTAAAAGGTCAGATTAAACGAAGAAAATGGTTAGATGGGATATTCCAATTTATTCCATACAATCAGAAAAACACATACACATTTCTATTTGCCAGAACGTTGATTCGTTCAAGTGAATTCTTTGGATTATACATGAGATTATCCATCATTGGTGGGATACTACTATATTTTAGTAACCAAATCTATTTGTCGATTGGAATATCGATTTTATTTCTTTACTTAACAGGCTTTCAGCTAATACCTATGGTGAATTATCATGAATTGAAAATTTGGCAGTATCTTTACCCGGTAGATCGAACATTAAAGGAAAAATCATTTTTAACCATTTTAACAATTTCTATTTTCATTCAGTCTCTCTTTTTCGGAGTCATCGTTCTTTTTAGTCAATCATGGCTAAACGGGCTAATTGTATGTTTGGTTGGTATCCTGTTTTCTGTCATTTTTGCAAAATCATATGTTCCAATTAGGCTTCGGAAAATGAGTCGGAGTATGTGA
- a CDS encoding trimeric intracellular cation channel family protein — MSWLVLYVIGIISYAVSGALVALAARYSFIGIYVLGLTTSFGGAVIRNLIIGIPLSQIWNHLTILTVLVTLTIIIFLPMKWIRHRKRWGLFFDSIGLASFAIQGALAAVKVYDNLGITILASMFTGVGGGMIRDLLVCRKPLALKEEIHAVLTIICAICIWLNWTNPVQLTFIVIIVVTTRMFAVGYKWKLPLSYNLKRWKLSNKGSRL, encoded by the coding sequence TTGTCTTGGCTTGTTTTATACGTCATCGGAATTATTTCCTATGCTGTTAGTGGTGCCTTGGTCGCACTTGCAGCTAGGTACTCATTTATAGGAATTTATGTGTTGGGATTAACAACTTCATTTGGTGGAGCGGTAATCCGTAATCTAATTATCGGAATCCCACTTTCACAAATATGGAATCATTTAACGATTTTAACGGTTTTAGTGACATTAACTATTATTATATTTTTGCCAATGAAATGGATCCGGCATCGAAAACGATGGGGGCTTTTTTTTGACTCTATTGGGCTTGCTTCGTTTGCCATTCAAGGGGCATTAGCAGCAGTAAAAGTGTACGATAATTTAGGGATAACGATTTTAGCATCCATGTTTACCGGAGTAGGAGGAGGAATGATTCGAGATTTATTAGTTTGTCGTAAACCATTGGCATTAAAAGAAGAAATACACGCTGTTTTAACAATAATCTGTGCAATCTGTATTTGGTTAAATTGGACAAATCCTGTCCAACTCACTTTTATTGTTATTATTGTTGTCACAACACGTATGTTTGCGGTTGGCTACAAATGGAAGTTGCCTTTGTCTTATAATTTAAAGAGATGGAAACTATCCAATAAAGGTAGTAGATTGTAG
- a CDS encoding YtxH domain-containing protein, protein MNKKMFAYGIIVGGIAGTLSALLTTPTSGKELRKQLSDSKNDWMSSAKDITKNVHELKNSIHVLSSEGKDIAIKFVSDIKSAISDWQNNIEENKESIFHEVQALKDSIEELESKIQERPSSR, encoded by the coding sequence ATGAACAAAAAAATGTTTGCTTACGGGATAATAGTAGGAGGAATTGCCGGTACTCTTTCAGCCTTATTAACAACTCCTACATCAGGTAAAGAATTAAGAAAACAACTATCCGATTCAAAAAACGATTGGATGTCATCTGCAAAAGATATAACAAAAAATGTACATGAGCTAAAAAACTCAATCCATGTATTATCATCGGAAGGTAAAGATATCGCAATCAAATTCGTCTCCGATATTAAATCCGCGATTTCCGATTGGCAAAATAATATTGAAGAAAATAAAGAAAGTATTTTTCATGAAGTACAAGCATTGAAAGATTCAATTGAGGAATTAGAGTCAAAAATCCAAGAACGGCCAAGCTCCCGCTAA
- a CDS encoding HTH-type transcriptional regulator Hpr translates to MTESPYSIKEALLFSQRITQISKAIWKMIEKDWQQWIKPYDLNINEHHILWIAYHLKGASISDVAKFGVMHVSTAFNFSKKLEERELLEFSKKENDKRNTYIQLTKKGETLLLDSMESFNPSNSVVLNGALPIKNLYGKFPEFIELMAIIRNIYGEDFMEIFETSFHNIETEFIEENGNVKKLPTESESLSNF, encoded by the coding sequence ATGACAGAGAGTCCTTATTCAATAAAGGAAGCCTTGCTGTTCAGTCAAAGAATTACGCAAATTAGCAAAGCGATTTGGAAAATGATTGAGAAGGATTGGCAGCAATGGATAAAACCATATGATTTGAACATTAATGAACATCATATTCTTTGGATTGCCTATCATCTAAAGGGGGCATCCATATCGGATGTAGCAAAATTTGGAGTAATGCATGTTTCAACAGCTTTTAATTTTTCAAAAAAATTAGAAGAACGGGAATTACTGGAGTTTTCTAAGAAGGAAAATGATAAAAGAAACACCTACATTCAATTAACAAAAAAAGGGGAAACTTTATTACTTGATTCGATGGAATCATTTAATCCTTCAAATAGCGTTGTATTAAATGGTGCATTGCCAATTAAAAATTTGTATGGAAAATTTCCTGAATTTATCGAATTAATGGCCATTATTCGTAATATATATGGGGAAGATTTTATGGAAATATTCGAAACTTCCTTTCATAATATAGAAACAGAATTTATTGAAGAAAACGGAAATGTTAAAAAGCTTCCAACAGAGAGTGAAAGCTTGAGTAATTTTTAA
- a CDS encoding DUF1641 domain-containing protein: MAKPITKIDEPILTEKEKQDQLLEKILKDLSQNTDGIKETIQLLQELHVSGILGAINNLVEAKEEVAKIAVGQMLRPPVTNALNNAMAAAGMLTELDPEMMKKMMGGLSKGLQKAEEGLQLNKRVTIFDLIKIMKDPDVNRAMGFGINFLKGLGEGLKD; this comes from the coding sequence ATGGCAAAGCCAATTACGAAGATAGATGAACCCATTCTGACCGAGAAAGAAAAACAAGATCAGTTACTTGAAAAAATTTTAAAAGACTTATCTCAAAATACCGATGGGATAAAAGAAACGATTCAACTCCTCCAAGAACTCCATGTCAGTGGAATTCTTGGTGCCATCAATAATCTTGTTGAAGCTAAAGAAGAAGTGGCAAAAATAGCCGTAGGACAAATGTTGCGACCGCCTGTAACAAATGCACTTAATAATGCAATGGCCGCAGCTGGCATGTTAACGGAACTTGATCCCGAAATGATGAAAAAAATGATGGGAGGGTTGTCTAAAGGCCTTCAAAAAGCGGAGGAAGGACTTCAATTAAACAAAAGAGTAACTATTTTTGATCTAATTAAAATAATGAAAGATCCTGATGTTAACCGTGCAATGGGGTTTGGAATCAACTTTTTGAAAGGACTAGGAGAAGGATTGAAGGATTAA